The Desulfosporosinus acidiphilus SJ4 genome has a window encoding:
- a CDS encoding toprim domain-containing protein codes for MGKVIIVEGKTDKQRLQQILDEPVEIACTYGTIGEDKLDELISEYSEDEVYVLLDADYAGDKVRRLFKQDFPNVRHLYTHRMYREVATTPFHVLTQILEGAHFIVKLPEEADCSNEC; via the coding sequence ATGGGAAAAGTGATTATTGTTGAAGGAAAAACTGATAAACAGCGTCTCCAGCAAATTTTAGACGAACCCGTAGAAATAGCATGTACCTATGGAACGATAGGTGAGGATAAACTAGACGAATTGATCTCCGAATATAGCGAGGATGAAGTCTATGTTCTTTTAGATGCTGATTATGCGGGCGACAAAGTTAGACGCCTATTCAAGCAAGACTTTCCTAATGTTCGCCATTTATATACTCACAGAATGTATCGTGAAGTAGCAACAACTCCTTTTCACGTATTGACCCAGATCCTTGAAGGGGCTCACTTCATAGTCAAACTTCCGGAAGAGGCGGACTGCAGCAACGAATGTTAA
- the deoD gene encoding purine-nucleoside phosphorylase, producing the protein MSIHIGAKQGEIASTVLLPGDPLRAKFIAETFLKDVVCYNEVRGMYGFTGTYQGKRISVQGTGMGMPSISIYVNELITEYKVQNLIRIGTCGAMQDDIHLKDVILAMSVSTDSSMNKLRFNNMDYAPTADFSLLMKAYNNAQKLGVQVRVGNILSTDTFYGDDPDEWKHWAKFGVLAVEMEAAALYTLAAKFKVKALGIMTVSDSLITHEITTSEERQKTFRNMIEIALQTTLELDV; encoded by the coding sequence ATGAGTATACATATTGGTGCTAAACAAGGTGAGATTGCAAGTACTGTTCTTTTGCCAGGCGATCCATTGCGGGCAAAGTTCATTGCGGAAACGTTCCTCAAAGATGTTGTTTGTTATAATGAAGTCAGAGGAATGTATGGATTTACAGGAACCTATCAAGGAAAACGTATCTCTGTGCAAGGAACAGGTATGGGGATGCCTTCAATATCAATTTATGTCAACGAACTTATTACTGAATATAAGGTTCAGAATTTAATTCGCATTGGAACTTGCGGTGCCATGCAGGACGATATTCACCTAAAAGATGTCATTTTGGCCATGAGTGTATCTACGGATTCCAGCATGAACAAGCTTAGATTTAATAACATGGACTATGCTCCAACGGCTGATTTTTCCTTGCTTATGAAAGCTTATAATAATGCGCAAAAATTGGGAGTCCAGGTTCGGGTGGGAAATATATTAAGTACCGATACGTTTTACGGCGATGACCCTGATGAATGGAAACACTGGGCTAAGTTTGGAGTTTTGGCAGTGGAAATGGAAGCAGCAGCCTTATATACGTTGGCGGCTAAGTTTAAGGTAAAAGCACTTGGGATTATGACCGTAAGTGATAGTCTTATTACCCACGAAATCACAACCTCCGAAGAGCGGCAGAAAACTTTCCGCAACATGATCGAGATCGCTCTGCAAACGACCTTAGAACTGGATGTTTAA
- a CDS encoding response regulator transcription factor — translation MNKFLLIADDNESIVDILKSYVSKEGYYPIVARDGEETLSKFAEYRPLLILLDVLMPKKDGFTVCREIRQNSSVPIIMITSKGEDGDRIMGLDIGADDYIVKPFSPGEVMARIRAVLRRLDISEELNNEIIEYPGLVIKLSDYEVLIEGKPISLTKKELEVLWILASNPGKVFSRDNLLNSVWGYEYFGDARTVDTHIKRLRAKMNVPAGLPWDIRTIWGVGYKFEVKHD, via the coding sequence ATGAACAAGTTTCTTTTAATTGCTGACGATAATGAGAGTATTGTCGATATATTAAAAAGTTACGTAAGTAAAGAAGGTTATTATCCAATTGTGGCGCGTGATGGGGAGGAAACTCTTTCTAAGTTTGCCGAGTACCGGCCGCTGCTTATCTTATTAGACGTTCTGATGCCTAAAAAGGATGGTTTTACAGTTTGTCGGGAAATACGCCAAAACTCAAGTGTGCCAATTATCATGATAACTTCGAAAGGTGAAGACGGAGATCGAATTATGGGGTTAGACATTGGGGCAGACGATTACATAGTAAAGCCTTTTAGTCCCGGTGAAGTTATGGCCCGAATCCGTGCAGTTCTAAGAAGGCTCGACATTTCAGAAGAACTAAACAACGAAATTATTGAGTATCCTGGTCTTGTTATAAAACTTTCAGATTACGAAGTTCTAATTGAGGGAAAGCCCATTTCTTTAACTAAGAAAGAACTCGAAGTTCTATGGATCTTGGCTTCAAACCCGGGAAAAGTTTTTTCCAGAGATAATCTCCTGAACAGTGTTTGGGGATACGAATATTTTGGCGATGCTCGTACCGTGGATACTCACATTAAACGCTTAAGAGCTAAAATGAATGTTCCTGCGGGTCTTCCTTGGGATATCAGGACAATATGGGGAGTCGGCTATAAATTTGAGGTTAAGCATGATTAA
- a CDS encoding MarR family winged helix-turn-helix transcriptional regulator encodes MKNEYLIGRYISTLYRYGQSYSTKRLETLNIGSGYGLMMRLYRQDGQSQEELSNFLKIDKGTTAKTLKRLEDEGYLLRKIDEKDRRAYKVFLTPKGYSVIPEIQSVIMDWENLITSGFNDEEIRKVEAILRRMAENAANYKIELEEKEREKSGL; translated from the coding sequence TTGAAAAATGAGTATTTAATCGGCCGATACATTTCTACCCTTTATCGTTATGGTCAGTCCTATTCAACAAAAAGGTTAGAAACTTTAAATATTGGCAGTGGATATGGGTTGATGATGAGACTTTATCGCCAAGATGGTCAAAGTCAGGAAGAGTTATCTAATTTCTTAAAAATTGATAAAGGAACAACTGCAAAAACTCTTAAGCGGCTTGAAGATGAAGGCTATTTACTAAGAAAAATTGACGAAAAGGATAGGCGTGCTTATAAAGTTTTCCTAACGCCTAAGGGTTACAGCGTTATTCCCGAAATCCAAAGTGTAATTATGGATTGGGAAAACCTTATCACTTCTGGTTTTAATGACGAGGAAATTCGTAAGGTTGAAGCGATTTTACGTAGAATGGCTGAAAACGCAGCAAATTACAAAATAGAACTTGAAGAGAAAGAGCGTGAGAAAAGTGGATTATAA
- a CDS encoding sigma-54-dependent Fis family transcriptional regulator — translation MSKVIVTSAYPELTGLVLDSAAKLKMKVIVVEAVLEEALEKVSHLNELYTVDAIISRGATAELLKQTFSLPVLSLAPSEADVLLALAAAKNYSPQIGYFSYPNLMDQEFLIKVRKILQIEIKHYSFRNIRELTAQMEQAHHDGCEVTVGGGQRGALLARAFGMESFLIFSSLSTIVSALEGAREIVSHRQKKRDEEERQQRYILEKGLVAHYTFNDLVGPTLQATITKAIQFSKSEGTVIIRGESGTGKELFAQSIHNESPRKNGPFVAVNCASLPDNLLESELFGYEEGAFTGAKKGGKVGLFALADGGTIFLDEIGKMSQDLQARLLRVIQTRELRKLGGEKNIPLNVRLIAASNEDLYAAVAEGTFRKDLYYRLNVLNLHLLPLRERKEDIMDLVDHYLTRYEHTHGSKPNLSPEFESALQNHDYPGNIRELENILERYLVLAGNNKPLSEGELFSFFPELCSEVSIKKDLGQSSLNKDNPVKPNEEFPLSVYPGTLEDMETQLIKALLLRYEGNKTQLAEKLNISRTTLWKKLNSNALLNKK, via the coding sequence ATGAGTAAAGTTATCGTAACTTCAGCTTATCCGGAACTTACGGGATTAGTCTTAGATTCAGCCGCAAAGTTAAAAATGAAGGTCATCGTTGTAGAGGCTGTTTTAGAAGAGGCTCTTGAAAAAGTCTCGCATCTTAATGAATTATATACCGTAGATGCTATCATCAGCAGAGGAGCAACGGCGGAATTATTAAAACAAACATTCTCTCTGCCGGTTTTGTCATTAGCTCCTAGTGAAGCAGACGTTCTTCTGGCCTTAGCTGCTGCTAAAAATTACAGTCCTCAGATCGGATATTTCAGTTATCCTAACCTTATGGACCAGGAGTTTTTAATTAAAGTTCGAAAAATCCTGCAAATAGAAATAAAACATTATTCCTTTCGAAACATCCGTGAACTAACCGCTCAGATGGAACAGGCTCATCATGATGGCTGTGAAGTTACTGTTGGCGGCGGGCAACGGGGAGCGCTTCTGGCGAGAGCCTTTGGTATGGAAAGTTTCTTGATTTTTTCGAGCCTTAGTACGATAGTCTCTGCCTTGGAGGGGGCTCGAGAAATTGTATCCCATCGACAAAAGAAGAGAGACGAAGAGGAGCGTCAACAACGTTATATCCTTGAAAAAGGTCTAGTGGCCCATTACACGTTCAACGATTTAGTTGGACCAACTCTTCAGGCAACGATCACTAAAGCTATACAATTCAGCAAATCTGAGGGTACGGTCATTATAAGGGGAGAAAGCGGAACCGGTAAGGAACTTTTTGCTCAAAGCATTCATAATGAAAGCCCTCGCAAAAACGGTCCCTTTGTTGCTGTCAATTGTGCCTCGCTGCCAGACAATCTTTTAGAGAGCGAATTGTTCGGTTATGAAGAGGGAGCCTTTACAGGAGCGAAAAAAGGTGGTAAAGTCGGTCTCTTTGCCCTTGCTGATGGAGGCACAATATTTCTGGATGAGATAGGAAAGATGTCTCAAGATTTACAAGCCCGTCTTTTACGAGTTATTCAGACAAGAGAACTGCGCAAACTTGGAGGAGAAAAAAATATTCCGCTGAATGTCCGGTTAATTGCTGCCAGTAATGAGGATTTATACGCCGCTGTAGCCGAGGGAACGTTTCGCAAAGATTTGTACTACCGGCTTAATGTATTAAATCTCCATTTACTTCCGCTTAGGGAAAGAAAAGAAGATATTATGGACTTGGTGGACCATTATCTCACTCGTTATGAACATACTCATGGCTCTAAACCAAATCTTTCACCTGAGTTTGAATCAGCTCTTCAGAACCATGATTATCCTGGCAATATAAGAGAGTTAGAGAATATCCTCGAACGTTATCTAGTCTTAGCAGGAAACAACAAGCCCTTAAGTGAAGGTGAGCTCTTTTCCTTTTTCCCTGAGCTCTGCTCAGAAGTAAGCATAAAAAAAGATTTAGGTCAATCAAGTTTAAATAAAGATAACCCCGTAAAACCAAACGAAGAATTCCCATTGTCGGTTTATCCAGGAACTTTAGAGGATATGGAAACTCAGTTAATTAAAGCGTTATTACTGCGCTATGAGGGTAACAAAACGCAGCTTGCCGAAAAATTAAACATCAGCAGAACAACTCTCTGGAAGAAACTTAATTCAAATGCATTGTTAAATAAAAAATGA
- a CDS encoding DUF3786 domain-containing protein, which translates to MTQEEQLKNVLEPLKKEISRVDFSKSAERLGAGLSGKKLSIRCLGKDFTVDSEGNVISDCHLNVWVITPLLNYIIQGAGNDPTGKWVPFRELSKETVWNSFFHQRFEKPLKLLLDAHPDLIEDMIYIFSGKPVKAHFDSDISLALYPLPKVPILICYTKLTEDLESKINVFFDETAGTNLHIDSIYRLCMGLLVMFRKISLRHLGSPRDGVSVI; encoded by the coding sequence TTGACCCAGGAAGAGCAACTTAAAAATGTCCTTGAACCATTAAAAAAGGAAATTAGCAGAGTAGATTTTTCTAAATCAGCAGAACGATTAGGAGCCGGTCTTTCAGGAAAAAAACTGAGTATTAGGTGCTTGGGAAAGGATTTCACAGTTGATTCTGAAGGTAATGTAATATCTGACTGCCATCTCAACGTTTGGGTTATAACACCGCTACTCAATTATATCATTCAAGGAGCGGGCAATGATCCGACCGGAAAATGGGTTCCCTTCAGGGAATTAAGCAAGGAGACAGTATGGAATAGTTTCTTTCATCAAAGGTTTGAAAAGCCTTTAAAATTGCTTCTAGATGCCCATCCGGATTTGATCGAAGATATGATATATATTTTTAGCGGAAAACCAGTTAAAGCTCACTTTGATTCAGATATTTCCCTCGCCTTGTATCCATTACCTAAAGTGCCTATTCTAATATGCTATACTAAACTAACTGAAGACCTTGAGTCAAAAATCAATGTATTTTTTGATGAAACTGCAGGAACAAATCTTCATATAGATTCCATTTATCGACTATGCATGGGCCTTTTAGTGATGTTTCGAAAAATTTCCTTACGACACTTAGGCTCTCCAAGAGACGGAGTTAGTGTAATTTAG
- a CDS encoding IS1634 family transposase — protein MFLKKVTIKKEGKTYSYYKIVASYRDKDGKPKHRLIQNLGVLSDEDATRMKMILQVQQDADLSLTKSSDIVVTKHWMFLPILLLHSLWEKFNLHRFFSNGLLTEAMVLNRCIEPRSKIHVMEWVQDTVLPAIHRSSAKPSDFAVYRELDDLNKRESALQAHLYQQLLQFDPSVGEGFFYDITSTYLEGSKCVIAKLGYSRDHRPDLQQIVIALMVTPLGSPFYWKVLEGNTQDVTTLPDVVKELKKRFGLTRCHLVFDRGMVSDDHLNLLERQELTYLSAMDKDEMASHSLFNEFMPEPASKDDYEQILALHEFQPTDENQFFYTREGQIDQRRFIFSFDVTRFYEDIESREKRVAQAMAWITEKNDSLAVAKKSRNKETIERDIKTMIAKRKLKSVLLVTVTPIELTVTKSDKTTRIVQSFRLSAEIDKNKEQQKRRLDGITCFITNDLNIPQRDVIQKYREKNKIEEAFREMKSQLALRPIYLTRPERVKAHVSICIIAYLLINSIEIILRNSGIALSSEELLRQVSSCQLNQVGLKSSTQRSLTITEMTEQQEQWVKLFHCEKMMKPKVINQFDDFLLKNTL, from the coding sequence ATGTTTCTAAAGAAAGTTACCATTAAAAAAGAAGGCAAAACCTACAGTTACTACAAAATTGTTGCTTCTTATCGAGATAAAGATGGAAAACCCAAGCACCGTCTCATTCAAAACCTTGGTGTTTTATCCGACGAGGATGCCACAAGGATGAAAATGATTCTTCAGGTTCAGCAGGATGCTGATCTTTCCCTTACTAAGAGTTCCGATATCGTAGTCACAAAGCATTGGATGTTTCTACCCATCCTTCTATTACATTCGCTGTGGGAGAAATTCAACTTGCATCGCTTTTTCTCTAATGGCTTGCTTACAGAAGCGATGGTCCTCAATCGTTGTATAGAACCTCGAAGTAAAATCCATGTCATGGAGTGGGTTCAAGATACGGTTTTACCAGCAATACACCGTAGTTCAGCCAAACCTTCTGATTTTGCTGTTTATCGTGAATTAGATGATCTGAACAAGCGGGAATCTGCCTTACAGGCTCATCTCTATCAGCAACTTCTGCAGTTTGATCCTTCAGTCGGGGAAGGCTTTTTCTATGACATTACTTCAACTTATTTGGAAGGTAGCAAATGTGTTATTGCCAAGCTGGGTTATTCGAGAGATCACCGCCCCGACTTGCAACAAATTGTAATCGCATTAATGGTTACTCCTCTTGGTTCTCCTTTCTATTGGAAGGTGCTTGAAGGTAACACTCAGGACGTCACCACGCTGCCTGACGTGGTCAAAGAATTGAAAAAACGATTTGGTTTGACTCGATGTCATCTTGTATTTGATCGAGGCATGGTGTCCGATGATCATTTAAACCTTCTTGAACGGCAAGAACTCACCTATTTGTCGGCAATGGACAAGGATGAGATGGCTAGCCACTCGCTATTCAACGAATTCATGCCAGAGCCTGCTTCAAAAGATGATTATGAGCAGATACTAGCACTTCATGAATTTCAGCCAACGGATGAAAATCAGTTTTTTTATACACGTGAGGGGCAAATTGATCAGCGCCGATTCATTTTCTCTTTTGATGTTACTCGATTTTATGAGGACATTGAATCAAGAGAAAAGCGAGTAGCTCAGGCCATGGCTTGGATCACGGAGAAAAATGACAGTCTGGCGGTTGCCAAAAAGTCGCGTAATAAGGAAACGATTGAGCGAGATATCAAGACAATGATTGCTAAACGAAAACTCAAATCGGTACTTCTCGTGACTGTTACGCCTATTGAACTGACAGTAACTAAAAGTGATAAGACGACACGAATTGTACAATCTTTCCGATTATCGGCCGAGATTGATAAGAACAAGGAACAGCAGAAAAGGCGATTGGACGGAATAACCTGTTTTATTACGAACGATTTGAACATACCACAAAGGGATGTGATTCAAAAGTATCGAGAGAAAAATAAGATTGAAGAAGCTTTCCGCGAGATGAAATCACAGCTTGCTCTACGCCCTATCTATTTGACACGGCCAGAACGTGTAAAAGCCCATGTGAGCATATGCATTATAGCTTACTTGCTGATAAACTCAATCGAGATAATCCTCAGGAATTCAGGAATCGCACTATCATCTGAAGAGCTACTAAGGCAGGTAAGCAGTTGTCAATTAAATCAGGTTGGCTTAAAAAGCTCTACCCAACGTTCTCTAACTATTACGGAGATGACGGAACAGCAGGAACAATGGGTCAAATTGTTTCATTGCGAAAAAATGATGAAACCAAAAGTGATCAACCAATTTGATGATTTCTTACTGAAAAACACGTTGTAG
- a CDS encoding MFS transporter, producing MRKVDYKWKALSCTSLGALLSVLSSNTLIIALPDIMKELHASMNSIIWTVMIYMLVITILVPSIGRIADMIGRKKLFVSGFVIFTIGSLLCGFSQTAWQLILFRLIQSIGGALLLAVSTPIVADAFSRGELGKALGINGMIISVGSVIGPILGGAFVTIGWRWIFYINLPIGIIGSIWAWSQIKEVERLPQKQSFDWLGTIFFTIGMLALLVALTLGGFKGWLNLSTLVLFALALIFMVAFVQIENKIKEPMLDLSLFKTRILAFALTSNLLNGIARGAVTFLLVFYFQGIKAIDPVMAGILLSPFAVSMMIMAPISGKLSDRYGSRVLSSLGLLISALGLIGMVEIKESTSILELAIWMFIAGLGSGMFFSPNTSAIMGAVAPQRRGIAGGVRTMMNNAGSVISMALSMAIISSSITPEALQGLFAGTQVGSQGIAVAQFIGGLRTAFAISFGMSLLAAIISYMRGSESSTLVSENM from the coding sequence GTGAGAAAAGTGGATTATAAATGGAAAGCCTTGTCATGTACTTCCCTTGGAGCCTTGCTTTCTGTGTTGAGCAGCAATACGCTAATTATTGCCCTGCCTGATATCATGAAAGAATTGCATGCCAGTATGAACTCCATCATTTGGACTGTCATGATCTATATGTTAGTTATAACTATTCTCGTTCCCTCCATCGGTAGAATTGCTGATATGATAGGACGAAAAAAACTCTTTGTCAGTGGATTCGTTATTTTTACCATTGGTTCCCTGCTTTGCGGGTTTTCCCAAACTGCTTGGCAGCTTATTCTTTTTAGACTAATACAATCTATCGGCGGGGCGTTACTTTTAGCTGTGAGTACTCCTATTGTTGCAGATGCTTTTTCCCGGGGGGAACTTGGCAAGGCCCTGGGGATAAACGGTATGATTATCAGCGTTGGTTCAGTTATTGGTCCGATCTTAGGAGGGGCATTTGTTACTATTGGCTGGAGATGGATCTTCTATATTAATCTCCCCATAGGGATCATAGGAAGCATTTGGGCATGGTCACAGATAAAAGAAGTTGAGCGGCTTCCTCAAAAACAATCCTTTGACTGGTTAGGAACTATATTCTTTACCATTGGCATGCTAGCTTTATTAGTTGCTCTAACTTTAGGCGGATTTAAAGGTTGGTTGAATCTCTCAACATTAGTCCTCTTTGCGTTGGCTCTTATTTTTATGGTTGCGTTTGTTCAAATTGAAAATAAAATTAAAGAACCCATGCTGGATTTAAGTCTCTTCAAAACAAGGATCTTAGCGTTTGCTCTAACAAGCAATCTGTTAAATGGGATAGCGCGAGGAGCTGTTACCTTCTTGCTGGTATTTTACTTTCAAGGAATTAAAGCTATAGATCCGGTGATGGCTGGGATTCTCTTGTCGCCTTTTGCTGTATCCATGATGATAATGGCTCCGATCAGCGGAAAACTCTCTGATCGTTATGGTTCGAGGGTTCTCAGTTCTCTGGGCTTACTCATCTCAGCTTTAGGACTTATCGGTATGGTGGAAATCAAAGAATCCACGTCGATTCTCGAATTAGCCATTTGGATGTTTATTGCCGGACTTGGTTCAGGGATGTTTTTCTCACCTAACACCAGTGCCATTATGGGAGCGGTAGCTCCACAAAGAAGAGGCATCGCAGGTGGAGTAAGAACGATGATGAATAATGCAGGTAGTGTAATCAGCATGGCTCTTTCAATGGCAATTATATCTTCAAGCATAACCCCGGAGGCACTGCAGGGCCTTTTTGCCGGCACCCAAGTTGGCTCGCAAGGGATTGCCGTAGCTCAGTTCATTGGGGGATTAAGAACTGCATTTGCTATTTCTTTTGGCATGAGTCTACTGGCCGCCATTATTTCCTATATGCGCGGCAGTGAATCTTCGACGTTGGTTTCGGAAAATATGTAA
- a CDS encoding ATP-binding protein, with protein MIKNKIVIKLTISLVLIVTICMIAIGVLFMQLFKQYAFASREKAMLTSARSVASVAAEVIGDSKDKSIGPNNPLRGYGAYLRSLDIITDSQVWITDNTGLPVVISGNIPGQGMGQGRGFGYGARQGNNKGSGLGQGFLTNTEPLPQEAENVIRNVLKGQESISESFSSIYREATITIGVPIFDDHNLVIGTVLLHTPVTGITSVLNKATGILGVSLLGAFLLAVALGVFYSILFTRPLKAMNQTAVEITNGNYNARTGVERSDEVGQLGKSLDLMAQELGLTIDELFQEKQKLNDILSSISEGIAAFNYNFEPVSTNAALAGILNRILPYSVEDVDKDFKALGIKPEIAQVFEKKQTIQILKNWSDKILQFTISPIVDKQDAVTGCVALVHDISESERLEQLRRDFVANVSHEFRTPLTVIRGYLEAINDGNIETWEDIQNVHRKILSETHSLERLVKDLLELSYLQSGKAAIHRECIHFTSLLSDTLKSLQSLADTKTIKLAYSIKEEVPPFLGDYDRLRQLMIIFLDNAITHSPNNTSIFVEISLLAKQELIIIIDDEGYGITADQLPHIWERFYKGDGSRTSKGTGLGLAIAKALIDLQNGRIEIQSEPKKGTRITICLPIELPSDFNVD; from the coding sequence ATGATTAAAAATAAAATAGTTATCAAATTAACCATTAGTTTGGTTCTAATAGTTACTATCTGTATGATTGCCATTGGCGTATTATTTATGCAGCTTTTTAAACAATATGCCTTTGCCAGTCGGGAAAAGGCAATGCTCACCAGTGCGCGCAGCGTTGCGTCTGTGGCAGCTGAAGTAATTGGAGACTCTAAGGATAAGTCAATAGGCCCTAACAACCCTCTGAGGGGTTATGGCGCCTATCTACGTTCTCTTGATATTATAACTGACTCTCAGGTTTGGATCACTGATAATACTGGCCTGCCTGTTGTAATCTCCGGTAATATCCCAGGGCAGGGAATGGGTCAAGGCAGAGGATTTGGATATGGGGCTAGACAGGGAAACAATAAAGGGAGTGGTTTGGGTCAAGGTTTCCTAACGAATACTGAACCGCTTCCCCAAGAGGCCGAAAATGTGATCCGAAATGTCCTAAAAGGCCAAGAATCCATCAGTGAAAGCTTCAGCAGCATCTATAGGGAAGCGACCATTACGATTGGTGTTCCCATTTTCGATGATCATAATTTGGTGATAGGTACAGTCCTTTTACATACTCCGGTAACAGGAATAACCAGTGTCCTTAATAAAGCCACCGGTATATTAGGCGTCAGTTTATTGGGGGCATTTTTACTCGCTGTAGCCTTGGGCGTATTTTATTCAATCCTCTTTACCCGTCCTTTAAAAGCCATGAACCAAACCGCTGTTGAAATCACAAACGGCAATTATAATGCCAGAACGGGAGTGGAGAGAAGTGATGAGGTCGGACAACTCGGGAAGTCTCTTGATCTTATGGCCCAAGAACTTGGTTTAACCATTGACGAACTATTCCAGGAAAAGCAAAAACTTAATGATATCTTGTCCAGTATTTCCGAAGGAATTGCGGCATTCAACTACAACTTCGAACCGGTAAGTACTAACGCAGCCCTTGCGGGAATCCTTAACCGGATCTTACCTTACTCTGTTGAAGATGTTGACAAAGACTTTAAAGCTTTAGGAATCAAACCTGAAATCGCTCAAGTGTTCGAGAAGAAGCAAACCATTCAGATTCTTAAAAACTGGTCAGATAAGATACTTCAATTTACTATTTCCCCCATCGTCGATAAGCAAGATGCCGTAACCGGGTGTGTTGCCTTAGTTCATGATATCAGTGAAAGTGAGCGGCTTGAACAATTGCGTCGTGATTTTGTAGCGAATGTTTCCCATGAATTTCGTACTCCCCTGACCGTAATCCGGGGGTACCTTGAAGCAATAAACGATGGAAACATCGAGACTTGGGAAGATATACAAAATGTTCACCGAAAGATACTTTCAGAAACCCATAGTTTAGAACGATTGGTAAAGGATCTTTTGGAACTTTCTTACCTGCAATCCGGTAAAGCTGCCATCCATCGAGAGTGCATTCATTTTACAAGCCTTTTAAGCGATACCTTAAAGAGCCTGCAAAGTCTGGCTGATACCAAAACAATAAAATTAGCCTATTCAATTAAAGAAGAAGTGCCTCCTTTTCTAGGGGATTATGACCGGTTACGTCAGCTCATGATTATTTTCTTGGATAACGCTATTACCCATTCACCCAATAATACTTCTATTTTCGTCGAAATCTCTCTGCTGGCTAAACAGGAGCTGATCATCATAATTGATGACGAGGGATATGGTATAACTGCAGATCAATTACCGCATATTTGGGAGCGTTTTTATAAGGGAGACGGATCTCGAACCAGCAAAGGGACTGGGCTCGGCTTAGCAATTGCTAAAGCGTTGATAGATCTCCAAAACGGAAGGATAGAAATCCAAAGCGAGCCGAAGAAAGGCACGAGGATCACAATTTGTCTGCCAATTGAACTTCCTTCTGATTTTAATGTTGACTAG